The following proteins are co-located in the Rippkaea orientalis PCC 8801 genome:
- a CDS encoding winged helix-turn-helix domain-containing protein, which yields MLSLDLAESSSLEKIVPNHRILVVEDEDVIRDMITIALEEQGYEVITASDGRTALSLLQDVATLGTESGFDLVVLDLMLPQVNGLDICRLLRYNNNIVPILILSAKASETDRVLGLEVGADDYLTKPFSMRELVARCRALIRRQDFNNVSSAPVRKFKDISLYPEECRVVVRGEEINLSPKEYRLLELFMSYPRRVWSREQLIDQVWGADFLGDTKTVDVHIRWLREKLETDPSQPEYLITVRGFGYRFG from the coding sequence ATGCTATCTCTGGACTTAGCTGAGTCTTCATCCTTAGAGAAAATCGTCCCTAACCATCGAATTTTAGTCGTTGAAGACGAGGATGTGATTCGGGATATGATCACCATCGCCTTAGAAGAACAAGGCTACGAAGTGATAACAGCAAGCGATGGACGAACCGCTTTAAGCTTATTACAAGATGTTGCCACCCTAGGAACTGAGTCAGGTTTTGACCTAGTGGTACTGGATTTGATGTTACCTCAGGTTAACGGCTTAGATATCTGCCGTCTGCTACGTTATAATAACAATATTGTACCTATTCTGATACTCAGTGCCAAAGCCAGCGAAACCGACCGGGTACTAGGATTAGAAGTAGGAGCCGATGATTATCTAACGAAACCCTTTAGTATGCGCGAGTTAGTCGCGCGGTGTCGTGCTTTAATTCGTCGTCAAGACTTTAACAACGTTTCCTCCGCCCCAGTTCGTAAGTTCAAAGATATTAGCCTTTATCCCGAAGAATGTCGGGTAGTTGTTCGTGGAGAAGAAATTAACCTTTCTCCTAAAGAATATCGTCTATTAGAGCTATTTATGAGTTATCCTCGTCGGGTTTGGTCCCGTGAACAGTTGATTGATCAAGTGTGGGGGGCTGATTTCCTAGGAGATACCAAAACCGTTGATGTTCATATTCGTTGGTTACGCGAAAAATTAGAAACCGATCCCAGTCAACCAGAATATCTCATTACAGTACGAGGATTTGGCTATCGCTTCGGGTAA
- a CDS encoding sensor histidine kinase → MILWGWNYYRFKSQLQKILIASPDTKDLASSLSAVSLVRREILYLQQQCQQQTETLQQQQQILDLLPIGYLHIDQDNQLLWCNPQAQQLLKLDRWQPGQVRLLLELVRSYELDQQIQRTRQRQTPQTKEWVFYPPNYDNQLLSGDRPISISLKASSYPLKQGEVAVFLENQQPLLELSQSRDRAFSDLTHELRTPLTAISLVAETLQNRLENPERRWINQLLSETQRLIKLVEDWLDLSQLGENHSQTLTCESLDLGELIQSAWQSLAPLAQKTQVTLNFRELTELTFSGDRARLFQVFLNIFDNSLKHSPPNGVIEVTLQLTPDDQSIQIDIIDQGSGFLEKDLPYIFDRLYRGEPSRVRQGTDPESRRQGSGLGLAIALEIIKAHGGNITAKNHPETGGGWIQLILPLQRV, encoded by the coding sequence ATGATACTTTGGGGGTGGAATTACTACCGCTTTAAGTCTCAATTGCAAAAAATCTTGATCGCTTCACCCGATACCAAAGATTTAGCCTCATCTTTGTCTGCGGTGTCCCTAGTACGTCGAGAAATTCTTTATTTGCAACAACAGTGTCAACAACAAACGGAAACGTTACAACAGCAACAACAGATCCTTGATCTCCTGCCCATTGGTTATCTTCATATCGATCAAGATAATCAACTCTTGTGGTGCAACCCACAAGCGCAACAATTGCTTAAACTTGATCGTTGGCAACCTGGACAAGTTCGCCTCCTCTTGGAGTTGGTGCGTTCCTATGAACTCGATCAACAGATTCAACGAACTCGCCAGCGTCAAACCCCTCAAACAAAAGAATGGGTGTTTTATCCACCGAATTATGATAATCAACTATTATCAGGCGATCGCCCCATCTCTATTAGCCTAAAAGCCTCTAGCTATCCCCTAAAACAAGGCGAAGTAGCAGTATTTCTCGAAAATCAACAACCCTTGTTAGAATTATCCCAATCCCGCGATCGCGCCTTTTCTGATCTTACCCACGAATTGCGAACCCCCTTAACCGCCATTTCCCTAGTGGCAGAAACCCTACAGAACCGCTTGGAAAACCCCGAACGCCGTTGGATTAACCAACTTTTAAGCGAAACTCAACGCCTGATTAAATTAGTCGAAGATTGGCTTGATTTAAGTCAATTAGGGGAAAATCATAGTCAAACCCTAACCTGTGAATCTCTGGACTTAGGAGAATTAATCCAATCAGCTTGGCAAAGTTTAGCACCCCTAGCCCAAAAAACCCAAGTTACCTTAAACTTTAGAGAACTGACAGAACTCACGTTTTCAGGCGATCGCGCCCGTTTATTCCAAGTTTTTTTGAATATCTTTGATAATAGTCTCAAACACAGCCCCCCTAACGGTGTCATTGAAGTGACTCTTCAATTGACCCCAGATGATCAAAGTATTCAAATCGATATTATTGATCAAGGTTCAGGTTTTCTCGAAAAAGACTTACCCTATATTTTTGATCGGTTATATCGAGGGGAACCCTCACGAGTGCGACAAGGGACTGATCCTGAATCTCGTCGTCAAGGAAGTGGTTTAGGACTAGCGATCGCCTTGGAAATTATTAAAGCCCATGGGGGCAATATTACCGCTAAAAACCATCCGGAAACGGGGGGAGGTTGGATACAATTAATTTTGCCTCTTCAACGGGTTTAA
- a CDS encoding creatininase family protein has product MLLQLSTWPEVENYLKTSSGLIIPIGSTEQHGPTGLIGTDAICAEAIAKGVGEEVQAMVAPTINVGMALHHTAFPGTISLRPTTLIQVILDYLTCLTEAGFRRFFFINGHGGNIATLKAAFSEVYYHLAHLRLSEADQVRCQVGNWFMCRSVYQKAKEWYGDQEGSHATPSEVAVTQYVYPESIKKAALSPDVASGYPIYGAEDFRRHYPDGRMGSNPALATPEHGQEFYELAVKELSNSYLEFLQSE; this is encoded by the coding sequence ATGCTGCTACAGTTAAGCACCTGGCCAGAAGTTGAAAACTATCTAAAGACTTCATCGGGATTAATCATTCCCATCGGTTCGACGGAACAACATGGACCCACGGGGTTAATTGGAACGGATGCGATTTGTGCCGAGGCGATCGCTAAAGGGGTGGGGGAAGAAGTCCAGGCTATGGTTGCACCGACCATTAATGTTGGAATGGCGTTACATCATACGGCTTTCCCTGGAACCATTAGTTTACGTCCTACGACGCTCATTCAGGTGATTCTGGATTATCTGACTTGTTTGACTGAGGCAGGTTTTAGACGCTTTTTCTTTATTAATGGGCACGGGGGCAATATAGCTACCTTAAAAGCTGCTTTTTCTGAAGTTTATTACCATTTAGCTCATCTTAGACTCTCTGAAGCGGATCAAGTACGCTGTCAGGTGGGTAACTGGTTTATGTGCCGTTCGGTCTATCAAAAGGCGAAGGAATGGTATGGTGATCAAGAGGGATCTCATGCAACTCCGTCTGAAGTAGCTGTTACCCAATATGTTTATCCTGAATCTATTAAAAAAGCGGCATTATCCCCAGATGTTGCGTCAGGATATCCTATCTATGGGGCAGAGGATTTTCGCCGTCATTATCCTGATGGTAGAATGGGTTCTAATCCGGCTTTAGCGACTCCAGAACACGGTCAAGAATTTTATGAGTTAGCCGTTAAAGAACTGTCTAATTCTTATCTAGAATTTTTGCAATCTGAGTAA